One genomic window of Channa argus isolate prfri chromosome 5, Channa argus male v1.0, whole genome shotgun sequence includes the following:
- the pck1 gene encoding phosphoenolpyruvate carboxykinase, cytosolic [GTP] isoform X1, whose protein sequence is MPPQLQSQKESGLRILQGDLGALSPAVREFVEANVTLCQPDSLHICDGSDEESRAILTQMEEQEMIKKLVKYENCWLARTDPRDVARVESKTVIVTQDQRDTVPTTLGGAVSQLGRWMSPEEFDKAMAQRFPGCMKGRTMYVIPFSMGPVGSPLSKIGVELTDSPYVVASMRVMTRMGKAVLSALGNGEFVRCLHSVGCPLPLKKALVNNWPCNPEQTLIAHIPDRRQIISFGSGYGGNSLLGKKCFALRIASRIAKEEGWLAEHMLILGITNPAGEKKYMAAAFPSACGKTNLAMLCPTLPGWKVECVGDDIAWMKFDDQGNLRAINPENGFFGVAPGTSAKTNPNAMATIVKNTIFTNVAESSDGGVYWEGMDQSLADGVTITSWKNKPWSSEDGKSLQAEDAVGEPCAHPNSRFCTPADQCPIIDPLWESPEGVPIEAIIFGGRRPEGVPLVYEAFSWQHGVFVGAAMRSEATAAAEHKGKVIMHDPFAMRPFFGYNFGQYLSHWLSMADRPGAKLPKIFHVNWFRKSPTVGFLWPGFGDNIRVLDWMFRRVSGEAGAMPSAVGYLPCHDSLNLQGLRAHVDLDELFALDQEFWHREVQDVRTYFESQVNNDLPNEVTHQLELLQQRVNQM, encoded by the exons ATGCCTCCTCAGCTTCAGTCCCAGAAAGAGTCCGGTCTCAGGATCCTGCAGGGTGATCTCGGTGCTCTCAGCCCCGCTGTCAGGGAGTTTGTGGAGGCCAACGTGACCCTGTGCCAGCCTGACTCCCTGCACATCTGTGATGGCTCTGATGAGGAGAGCCGTGCCATCCTGACCCagatggaggagcaggagatGATCAAGAAGCTCGTCAAGTATGAAAACTG CTGGTTGGCCCGGACCGACCCAAGAGATGTGGCCCGTGTGGAGAGTAAGACGGTAATCGTGACCCAAGACCAGAGGGATACGGTGCCCACAACGCTGGGCGGCGCTGTCAGCCAGCTGGGTCGCTGGATGTCGCCGGAAGAATTTGACAAAGCCATGGCTCAGCGGTTCCCTGGCTGCATGAAAG GTCGCACCATGTACGTGATTCCCTTCAGCATGGGTCCTGTAGGTTCCCCCCTTTCCAAAATCGGAGTGGAGCTGACGGACTCTCCCTACGTGGTGGCCAGTATGAGGGTGATGACGCGTATGGGGAAGGCTGTCCTGTCCGCCCTGGGAAATGGAGAGTTTGTCCGCTGTCTGCACTCCGTCGGCTGTCCTCTGCCACTTAAAA AGGCACTGGTGAACAACTGGCCCTGTAATCCCGAACAGACATTAATCGCCCACATCCCGGATCGCAGGCAGATCATCTCGTTTGGTAGTGGTTACGGAGGGAACTCCTTGCTGGGAAAGAAGTGTTTCGCCCTGCGCATTGCCTCACGTATCGCCAAAGAGGAGGGCTGGCTCGCCGAGCACATGCTG ATCCTGGGAATCACCAACCCTGCTGGTGAGAAGAAGTACATGGCAGCTGCCTTTCCCAGTGCCTGTGGGAAGACAAACCTGGCCATGCTCTGCCCTACGCTTCCAGGCTGGAAGGTCGAGTGTGTGGGAGACGACATCGCCTGGATGAAGTTTGATGACCAAG GTAATCTACGCGCCATCAATCCGGAGAACGGCTTTTTCGGCGTTGCGCCTGGCACATCAGCAAAAACGAACCCCAACGCCATGGCAACCATCGTCAAGAACACCATCTTTACCAATGTCGCAGAATCCAGCGATGGTGGTGTGTACTGGGAGGGAATGGACCAGTCACTGGCTGATGGAGTTACCATCACTTCCTGGAAGAACAAACCCTGGAGTTCAGAAGATGGTAAGAGCCTTCAAGCAGAAGATGCAGTGG GCGAACCCTGTGCTCACCCCAACTCTCGTTTCTGCACTCCGGCTGATCAGTGCCCCATCATCGACCCACTCTGGGAGTCCCCTGAGGGAGTCCCGATCGAGGCCATCATCTTCGGAGGGCGCAGGCCGGAAG GTGTCCCTCTGGTGTATGAGGCTTTCAGCTGGCAGCATGGAGTGTTTGTTGGAGCAGCCATGAGATCGGAGGCCACTGCTGCAGCAGAGCACAAAG GTAAGGTAATCATGCACGACCCGTTCGCCATGCGCCCCTTCTTCGGCTACAACTTTGGACAGTACCTCTCTCACTGGCTGAGCATGGCTGACCGACCTGGTGCCAAGCTCCCAAAGATCTTCCACGTCAACTGGTTCCGCAAGAGCCCCACCGTCGGCTTCCTCTGGCCCGGGTTTGGTGACAACATCCGCGTTCTGGACTGGATGTTCCGGCGGGTGAGCGGCGAGGCTGGTGCCATGCCTTCCGCCGTGGGCTACCTGCCCTGCCACGACTCCCTAAACCTCCAGGGCCTGCGAGCTCATGTGGATCTAGACGAGCTGTTCGCCTTGGATCAGGAGTTCTGGCATAGGGAGGTGCAGGATGTGAGGACCTACTTCGAATCACAGGTGAACAACGACCTGCCCAACGAGGTGACCCACCAGCTAGAACTCCTGCAGCAGAGAGTGAACCAGATGTGA
- the pck1 gene encoding phosphoenolpyruvate carboxykinase, cytosolic [GTP] isoform X3: MPPQLQSQKESGLRILQGDLGALSPAVREFVEANVTLCQPDSLHICDGSDEESRAILTQMEEQEMIKKLVKYENCWLARTDPRDVARVESKTVIVTQDQRDTVPTTLGGAVSQLGRWMSPEEFDKAMAQRFPGCMKGRTMYVIPFSMGPVGSPLSKIGVELTDSPYVVASMRVMTRMGKAVLSALGNGEFVRCLHSVGCPLPLKKALVNNWPCNPEQTLIAHIPDRRQIISFGSGYGGNSLLGKKCFALRIASRIAKEEGWLAEHMLILGITNPAGEKKYMAAAFPSACGKTNLAMLCPTLPGWKVECVGDDIAWMKFDDQGNLRAINPENGFFGVAPGTSAKTNPNAMATIVKNTIFTNVAESSDGGVYWEGMDQSLADGVTITSWKNKPWSSEDGKSLQAEDAANPVLTPTLVSALRLISAPSSTHSGSPLRESRSRPSSSEGAGRKVSLWCMRLSAGSMECLLEQP, encoded by the exons ATGCCTCCTCAGCTTCAGTCCCAGAAAGAGTCCGGTCTCAGGATCCTGCAGGGTGATCTCGGTGCTCTCAGCCCCGCTGTCAGGGAGTTTGTGGAGGCCAACGTGACCCTGTGCCAGCCTGACTCCCTGCACATCTGTGATGGCTCTGATGAGGAGAGCCGTGCCATCCTGACCCagatggaggagcaggagatGATCAAGAAGCTCGTCAAGTATGAAAACTG CTGGTTGGCCCGGACCGACCCAAGAGATGTGGCCCGTGTGGAGAGTAAGACGGTAATCGTGACCCAAGACCAGAGGGATACGGTGCCCACAACGCTGGGCGGCGCTGTCAGCCAGCTGGGTCGCTGGATGTCGCCGGAAGAATTTGACAAAGCCATGGCTCAGCGGTTCCCTGGCTGCATGAAAG GTCGCACCATGTACGTGATTCCCTTCAGCATGGGTCCTGTAGGTTCCCCCCTTTCCAAAATCGGAGTGGAGCTGACGGACTCTCCCTACGTGGTGGCCAGTATGAGGGTGATGACGCGTATGGGGAAGGCTGTCCTGTCCGCCCTGGGAAATGGAGAGTTTGTCCGCTGTCTGCACTCCGTCGGCTGTCCTCTGCCACTTAAAA AGGCACTGGTGAACAACTGGCCCTGTAATCCCGAACAGACATTAATCGCCCACATCCCGGATCGCAGGCAGATCATCTCGTTTGGTAGTGGTTACGGAGGGAACTCCTTGCTGGGAAAGAAGTGTTTCGCCCTGCGCATTGCCTCACGTATCGCCAAAGAGGAGGGCTGGCTCGCCGAGCACATGCTG ATCCTGGGAATCACCAACCCTGCTGGTGAGAAGAAGTACATGGCAGCTGCCTTTCCCAGTGCCTGTGGGAAGACAAACCTGGCCATGCTCTGCCCTACGCTTCCAGGCTGGAAGGTCGAGTGTGTGGGAGACGACATCGCCTGGATGAAGTTTGATGACCAAG GTAATCTACGCGCCATCAATCCGGAGAACGGCTTTTTCGGCGTTGCGCCTGGCACATCAGCAAAAACGAACCCCAACGCCATGGCAACCATCGTCAAGAACACCATCTTTACCAATGTCGCAGAATCCAGCGATGGTGGTGTGTACTGGGAGGGAATGGACCAGTCACTGGCTGATGGAGTTACCATCACTTCCTGGAAGAACAAACCCTGGAGTTCAGAAGATGGTAAGAGCCTTCAAGCAGAAGATGCA GCGAACCCTGTGCTCACCCCAACTCTCGTTTCTGCACTCCGGCTGATCAGTGCCCCATCATCGACCCACTCTGGGAGTCCCCTGAGGGAGTCCCGATCGAGGCCATCATCTTCGGAGGGCGCAGGCCGGAAG GTGTCCCTCTGGTGTATGAGGCTTTCAGCTGGCAGCATGGAGTGTTTGTTGGAGCAGCCATGA
- the pck1 gene encoding phosphoenolpyruvate carboxykinase, cytosolic [GTP] isoform X2 yields the protein MPPQLQSQKESGLRILQGDLGALSPAVREFVEANVTLCQPDSLHICDGSDEESRAILTQMEEQEMIKKLVKYENCWLARTDPRDVARVESKTVIVTQDQRDTVPTTLGGAVSQLGRWMSPEEFDKAMAQRFPGCMKGRTMYVIPFSMGPVGSPLSKIGVELTDSPYVVASMRVMTRMGKAVLSALGNGEFVRCLHSVGCPLPLKKALVNNWPCNPEQTLIAHIPDRRQIISFGSGYGGNSLLGKKCFALRIASRIAKEEGWLAEHMLILGITNPAGEKKYMAAAFPSACGKTNLAMLCPTLPGWKVECVGDDIAWMKFDDQGNLRAINPENGFFGVAPGTSAKTNPNAMATIVKNTIFTNVAESSDGGVYWEGMDQSLADGVTITSWKNKPWSSEDGEPCAHPNSRFCTPADQCPIIDPLWESPEGVPIEAIIFGGRRPEGVPLVYEAFSWQHGVFVGAAMRSEATAAAEHKGKVIMHDPFAMRPFFGYNFGQYLSHWLSMADRPGAKLPKIFHVNWFRKSPTVGFLWPGFGDNIRVLDWMFRRVSGEAGAMPSAVGYLPCHDSLNLQGLRAHVDLDELFALDQEFWHREVQDVRTYFESQVNNDLPNEVTHQLELLQQRVNQM from the exons ATGCCTCCTCAGCTTCAGTCCCAGAAAGAGTCCGGTCTCAGGATCCTGCAGGGTGATCTCGGTGCTCTCAGCCCCGCTGTCAGGGAGTTTGTGGAGGCCAACGTGACCCTGTGCCAGCCTGACTCCCTGCACATCTGTGATGGCTCTGATGAGGAGAGCCGTGCCATCCTGACCCagatggaggagcaggagatGATCAAGAAGCTCGTCAAGTATGAAAACTG CTGGTTGGCCCGGACCGACCCAAGAGATGTGGCCCGTGTGGAGAGTAAGACGGTAATCGTGACCCAAGACCAGAGGGATACGGTGCCCACAACGCTGGGCGGCGCTGTCAGCCAGCTGGGTCGCTGGATGTCGCCGGAAGAATTTGACAAAGCCATGGCTCAGCGGTTCCCTGGCTGCATGAAAG GTCGCACCATGTACGTGATTCCCTTCAGCATGGGTCCTGTAGGTTCCCCCCTTTCCAAAATCGGAGTGGAGCTGACGGACTCTCCCTACGTGGTGGCCAGTATGAGGGTGATGACGCGTATGGGGAAGGCTGTCCTGTCCGCCCTGGGAAATGGAGAGTTTGTCCGCTGTCTGCACTCCGTCGGCTGTCCTCTGCCACTTAAAA AGGCACTGGTGAACAACTGGCCCTGTAATCCCGAACAGACATTAATCGCCCACATCCCGGATCGCAGGCAGATCATCTCGTTTGGTAGTGGTTACGGAGGGAACTCCTTGCTGGGAAAGAAGTGTTTCGCCCTGCGCATTGCCTCACGTATCGCCAAAGAGGAGGGCTGGCTCGCCGAGCACATGCTG ATCCTGGGAATCACCAACCCTGCTGGTGAGAAGAAGTACATGGCAGCTGCCTTTCCCAGTGCCTGTGGGAAGACAAACCTGGCCATGCTCTGCCCTACGCTTCCAGGCTGGAAGGTCGAGTGTGTGGGAGACGACATCGCCTGGATGAAGTTTGATGACCAAG GTAATCTACGCGCCATCAATCCGGAGAACGGCTTTTTCGGCGTTGCGCCTGGCACATCAGCAAAAACGAACCCCAACGCCATGGCAACCATCGTCAAGAACACCATCTTTACCAATGTCGCAGAATCCAGCGATGGTGGTGTGTACTGGGAGGGAATGGACCAGTCACTGGCTGATGGAGTTACCATCACTTCCTGGAAGAACAAACCCTGGAGTTCAGAAGATG GCGAACCCTGTGCTCACCCCAACTCTCGTTTCTGCACTCCGGCTGATCAGTGCCCCATCATCGACCCACTCTGGGAGTCCCCTGAGGGAGTCCCGATCGAGGCCATCATCTTCGGAGGGCGCAGGCCGGAAG GTGTCCCTCTGGTGTATGAGGCTTTCAGCTGGCAGCATGGAGTGTTTGTTGGAGCAGCCATGAGATCGGAGGCCACTGCTGCAGCAGAGCACAAAG GTAAGGTAATCATGCACGACCCGTTCGCCATGCGCCCCTTCTTCGGCTACAACTTTGGACAGTACCTCTCTCACTGGCTGAGCATGGCTGACCGACCTGGTGCCAAGCTCCCAAAGATCTTCCACGTCAACTGGTTCCGCAAGAGCCCCACCGTCGGCTTCCTCTGGCCCGGGTTTGGTGACAACATCCGCGTTCTGGACTGGATGTTCCGGCGGGTGAGCGGCGAGGCTGGTGCCATGCCTTCCGCCGTGGGCTACCTGCCCTGCCACGACTCCCTAAACCTCCAGGGCCTGCGAGCTCATGTGGATCTAGACGAGCTGTTCGCCTTGGATCAGGAGTTCTGGCATAGGGAGGTGCAGGATGTGAGGACCTACTTCGAATCACAGGTGAACAACGACCTGCCCAACGAGGTGACCCACCAGCTAGAACTCCTGCAGCAGAGAGTGAACCAGATGTGA